CACACACTTATAAAACATATTTGAGTGATGGAATTTGGTTTTAAAACACCTCCAGTGAACACCAGGGATGCTTGGGTCTGGCAATTTAATCTCTCTAATAGTAATTTGTATTACGGTAGGACCTAGATACTCCAGTTAGGGATTGAACCCCATTGTATAAGGTGATGCACAAAGATGTAGTAAAAACCCAcactctggccccgccccctcccccaaatttatTGCACTAATGTGCAGTGAATTTCTGATTTTAGTTTTGGTTTTACTTATTCAAAACCTTGATCCAAATGGTAGTTCCTCTGGACCACATGGTGCTTGAGCCCAGATCCAcaagtaactttacacatgtgagcagttccattgaactcagtgagaCTAGTCACATGTGCAAAGTCACTCACCCgtgtaagtgtttgaaggatgCAGACCTTGGTTTGCCTTTCTTTCATAGACCAACGTGTGGGTGTGCGATGGGGGGAAATGTCTCATAGAAATATTAAGAAGCCAATGCATCCAAGACAAAAGAGAGATTTTCTTAGGCATGAAAAGCAACAGGAGCCTTTTAGATACAGGCAGGAGGATATTCAAAAGCATTTAGCACTGGGCTAACTCTActcttgaagtcagtgtgagttgTATCATTAACTTCCATGGGAGCAAAGTTAAGCTAAGCTGAACACTTCGGAAGATCTCACCCACAAGGTTTTcacaaagagaaaaaacacactCCAACAACATCTCATTAGAATAGTAACCAAAAAATAGTCTATATGGACTTGAGTGGCTTTACACGTTTATACAGAGTGGTCAACATGCAGTAGTAAaaagcagtttttattttatttacatgtaGATAGTATGAGATTTTTGAAAAGACTGTTCATGGTTGTAGGATAATTGTTCCAAAAAGCAGAAtgtaactaaaattaaaaaaaataccgtATACAAGAAAATcaatgcatttaataaaataaagcatATTTTGTCTCCCTTTAAATtgtatgcaaaaatatttaaatatatgtctGTTCAAAAAAGAGATCAAGCTCTTTGATCTAGTGGTGCATAATAATTATTCAACTCAATTAGACAAATGTATTTGGTGGGTTCGAATTAATAGGCCAAGCAagctttttttcctttgcttctctGTCAAATGAATCATAGATTGAGTCTTTGGTTACAGGTTTGGTTGGTGCGGGGATTTCTGAGATTCCAACATAATTTTTTTTGGCTATCCTTGAACTGGTGGTGATGGTGTATGCATTGCTTCGGTAGCATTTCATGGAGGACatgcaaaatgtttctttcatcCCTTTCCTGAAGTTTGCATTATACACTGAGTACAGGGTGGGCTTAGAAGCTGACGAACTAAAGGATATCCAAGTGATAGCCATGAAAACCAAAGAACTCTTTCTGTAGTCTGTCTCCTGTGGGTGCCACAGCTGCACCACGTAAAAAGGGAGCCATGATAGCAGAAATACTAAATTTAACATCAGGAACATCTTGATGGTTTTCACTTTTGTCCTTGGGACTATATTCATGGTCCGCCTGACTGTTCTGCCATCGGTTCCTATCCTCCAAATgtacttgatgaccttttggtaAAATAGGATGATGAAAATGGATGGAATCAAAAAACTCACCAAAAGATGGATGATGCTGTAGACAGCTCCATCCCAAGAATAGGGGAGAAAAAAGTTGCAATGGTTGTCCCAACTGGAGCCATAGAAAAAGAAAGCTGGGGACACAAAAGCAGCATCAAAGATCCAAGATGCTGCAATCATTTTCTTGGCTTTTTCTCTGGACACTTTGAAACTCAAAGGGTAGACAATTGTGTAGAACCTATCTACGCAGATAGACAGCAGCACATAGATCTGGACACCAGGGGTGAGATACTGAAAATATCTCACTAGCTTGCACATAACGCTCCCAAGTGTCCACCTGCCAGACGTACACTGGAGCAGCACAAACGGAGCACTCATCAGGCTAATGAGGAGATCGGCACAAGCCATGGAGACCACAAAGTAGTTGGTGGTAGACTGAGTCCTCCTACTCCGGTGGATCACTAAGCAAACGAGGGAATTTCCAAAGACAGAGAACAGCCATAATGCTCCAAAAACCATGCTGGCTACTACTATTTCCCCTGGTCTCAGTTCATACTGCAAGACAGTACTGTTCCTCTCTGCTCTGTGTTCCTTGGATAAATCTCTCATCTCATGGCTTGCCAGAGACATAGAGGTTTCAGAGAGGCTGTCGTTCTGGAGTGGTAGCAGTACTGTTGGGATAACAAAAGAACCTTTGCTAATATCCATACCATAGGCAAACATCATAGTCACGTTTTCCTCTTGAGCTCTGAATGGAGACAGAAGCAGGAACATTATTGTtaaaagggggagagaaatatatgattaacaaataataaattttgCTTTGGGATATTATTATGAAAAGTAAACAAATAGCCAACCCATGTTTGAATATAAGAAACACCTGTTTATAATCTAGTCCACAGTTCCCTGACAacctggatatatatatatatatataggtgtgtgtgtgtgtgtgtgttagtatgtatatattgtgtgtgtatacacacacaggtATGCTGAAATGCTTgtgtctatatctatctatccaggTCATCAGGGATCTGTGGAATAGATTATAAACAGGAGCTGATTTTTATATTCAAATATGGAGAGGAGAGCTGTTTATTTTTCATGTCAATATCCCAAATTTTCATGGATCAAAGGCCAAATGctgctcccatcaaagtcagtcGGAGCTTTGCTGTTAACATCAGCAGGATGTTCTCTAGTGACATTTGGACGTAAGTGCACAGAAAGCTGCAGAGATGAGATAACACAGACGAGACCACGATTGGTAAGCACAAAATGCTAACTACTTCTAAATTAGTTACCTGCTCAGAAGCTGCCCATGGACTCACTTTGTGTTATTTCACTAGTCTGTTTGCTGCCCAGCCCGCTTAATCTgaacaagtttttttaaaatcaagtagCAGTAAGAGATGGCTGAATCCTTTCTCTCCCCTGGCATGTTTCAGGCAGTCAAGGACTTGCAGGCTCTGGGGAACAGAGGCATACAGCTAGATGTGAAATTGAATATCCAGGCCCTTTGTGATGGGCAGGAAGGAAGATGGGGCTGAACAAGCCTCCTTGCACTCTTCCAGGATGAGGAGAAGAAGCTCTTGCATCCTGGAAGGGATCAAGGGAGACGATTCCCacagctcctgctccccttccaccTGTGGGAGAAGAAGAGACGATCCTTTCCCCACTATCAGGGAGAGCAATCAGCAAAGTAATGTGAGTGAAGAGTGGTGGTGGGTGACTGAGAGGAGGGAGTGGTggagaaagggtgtgtgtggtggggtgtgtAGCTGGGCGATTGAGAGGAGTGAGTGAGAGAGTTAGATATGTGTGTTGTGATGTGGAGCATATTGGGGATTAGATCCCTAAATCCCAGGGTTGGCTCTACTGCTATCCACAGAATTCCCATGTAaccctaaactcactcagcacctaagtttTTAAGGGAAAAGCTCCAGAAGTGCCTAAGTTTCTACTTCCGGGCACACCCTAGGTGTCCGCATGCCtctctcccacctaagccccagagtgagcCACAAAACAGGGGAAGATCAGTGTTCACCTGCCTTTCTCatactcagaggctgcctaccagatCTGGTTCCATTCAAAAATCTGGTCACCAGAGGagaaggtgctgctgctgcccaccttgtaacccagtggttacagcactcatCTGGGCTGTGggtgacccaggttcaattcccctctctacctgagggggagaaagaatttgaacaggggtctcccacctctcaggggtGTGTGCTAACCACTGAATTATGAGACAGTCTGGTGTGGGGCTCcgtcagtctctcctgttgatgctGTTCCAGTGTGTATAAATCCCTAAAAAGTCattggaccctgggtctcccacctcccctgTGGGTTCCTTAAGCATCAGACTACAGAGTCAATGTTGTcctattgctctctctctctggcctgatcATTCTTTGATAATTTATcaacagtggaacagcttcagccgGAAAGACTGAGGGAGCCACACATCAGACTGTCTCATTGCTCAATGGTTGCACTTGCTTGAGAGGTAGCAGGTTCTTTTCTCCCACTCTGGTAGAGGGAGGAATTGAACCGGGGTCTGCCAGGGAAGTGTTCTGATCACTAGACTAAATCTTATAAGGTTGGCACCTGCACTTCCTCTTCTGGTTGTTTTGTGTAGAGTGAGGCAGGTGCCTGACTCATTCTCACAAAAATGGACTTAGGTGCCTCAGCTGCCtgaccaggggtggctctagcttttttgccgccccaggcatggtaggcaggcagccttcggcgacatgcctgagggaggtccccGGTAccgtggatttggcggcatgcctgcgggaggtccgccggtcccgtggcttcggtgtacctgccgctgaattgccgccgaatccgtgggaccagcggacctcccgcaggcaagcccccgaaggctgcctgactgccgccctcgcagggaccggcaggccgccccccatggcttgccgccccaggcatgcgcttggagtgctggtgcctggagccgccgctgtgcCTGATTCCAGGAGAGATGTTCCTGGCTATGGATCGCTGGCAGAGATAAGTattgggggtagctgtgttagtctgtatctacaaaaacaacaaggagtctggtggcaccttaaagactaacagatttatttgggcataagctttcatggataaaaacctcacttcttcggatgcatgcccAAAtaactctgttagtctttaaggtgccaccagactccttgttgttttagcagAGATAAGTTCCTGAAGTTATGTGCCCAACATTGTGAGAGAGGTGGGGCTGAGGACAGCACCCTCTCATCAGTATCTTCTGTTAGCTGGGTTAGGCAGCTCCTAGCatgttggcttttgtggatcgCATTCGgaggtgcctgtctctcccctaGTCATTGTATaggggagcctaggtgcctatcTCAGGCTTTGTTGATCACAGTGTTGATCCTGTAGCTGTCTTGGCTCCTAAAAGTTAGGCCTTGTGATGCTGAGCATCGCAATGCCTATGTCCCTTTGTGGAGCTGGGCGTGGGTGACTGAGAGGAGCGAGTGGTGGAAGTAcggttgtgtgtgtggtgggtgactgtttgtagtggtaactGGGTGAGTGAGTTGTGGTGGTGTGTGCTGGATTAGCGGGGTGGGGTGAGTAAATGGTTGTGTGGAAGGTTACTGAGCGTATCAGTGGGGTTATTGAATGGTGGGGTGACCGAGAGACAGAGTGGGATTTAGTGCCACTGTGCACCATTTCCTTCAGCAACTGGAGAACCATACCCTGGAATAAACCACCCTGGAGAATGCTGCCAGCCTCACtatctgcttctccttccccagtCACCTCATCTGAGGATTAACCGCTAAGATAAAtgtgaattaaaaatatttgtaccaGCTACATAACTTTATAAATAGGGATGGGGAAGAATACGGTAGAAGAAAGTCTGTTCATGAAAGATAGAGAGTTGGTGAAAAGCTGGGAGGTGAGGGGGACCCAGCTGCTAGGATTAGTGTCATGCTCTGATTATCCTGACTTTGTCTCTGCCTATTGCTTTTTTATTAGACAGGAAATATAGTCAACTTCTGAGGATTGTGTGCTCTGGAGGGATCTTTGTGCAGGGGTCAGCACCACCATGTTGCACAacggacacttgacaaaattaccagACTTAGTGATAGAcattggtggggggtgggagggggctctgggcagaggcagggggttggggtgtgggagggggtatgggctctgggctgggggtgtggattctggggtggggccagaaatgacgGGTTCAGGGTGAGAGAGGGGGAcccgggatggaggagggggttggggttgggggtgggtgaaggttccagctgggggtgcaggctatggggtggagctggggatgaggggtttcgggtgcaggagggtgctccaggctgggatcaaggggtttggagggtgggagggggattgaggctgggactggggcagggggttggggcccagGAGGGAGTCAGGGGCGCAcgctctgggcggcacttacctcaagcagttcccagaggcagcagcatgccCGCTTTCCGGCGCCTacacagaggcgcagccaggcggctctgcactctgccacatccacaggtgccgcccctgcagctcccattggccacggttacCAGCCAATGGACTGGGAGCCGCAGAGTCAGCgctcagggaagggggatggaggcaACATGCAGCGCCACCTGGCGGTGCCTctgccagcaacagcagggaCAGGGAGCCACTTGCAGGGAGTCGCCTGAGGTAAGTGTCCCCATGGATCTCAAAATTTTTACAACGGAAACTTGTGTCTGTGTATGGACACGTTGCCGACCCTTGTCTTTGTGCAAGGGCTGACATCTTGGCCAGGACTATAGATCTGCTGAGTTGAAAGCATGAGTCTTTATAGGAGTCAGACTCTCAAGCTGGGGGCGGTAACAGGAGGATACATGTGCAGTGGCACATGGATGTAGAGTGAAATTCTGAAGATGTGCACTGACATTCTTGGAATATGAATTCTGAATATTAAAACAAGCACCTGACAGTCCTGCAGCACCATCCATCCCAGCAACTTATGCTCAGTTGTGTGACTCTGCCTAAGAGAGAATGAGTGCGAGAATATACTTGTGTCTACTTTagatgcactgtaaaaataaatcctGTAGGTTCATGACCGGATTATAAACTGCTGCAGTGAGCTGTTGAATGTAGCGATCAATTCACCACTTAAAAGCTGAGACTTCTTGGGCAGCCCACAGCTATTTCATAGAGAAGCTCTTGTCTGGCTGTGGGAATAAGTGGAAATGTTTTGGCTGGCTTTGAGATGTGTGAAattattttctgtgtgttttggaGGCCACACTATAAATTGACACACTGGTTTCCAATGGTCAGTATTGATTGTTTTGGAACAATCTGCAATATGAGTACAGATGCATGGCTCAGTTTAGCAATGTCAAAGGCTTATTATCTTTTTCTATGCTCACATGGCTCCATCTGTTTCCCTACTGGAGCTCTGCAGAGACCCTCATTTTCTCTAACTTCATAGCAATCCTCCCCATGCAGCTGTGTCATAGCCTTCATGCCTCGATGAAGGCTGGATGGAATTCCCTAGCAAAGCCATCAGGCAAAAAAGAAAGTGTAAGATTGGGAAGTGCATAGAGTAGTGATCATGTGAGGGGTTGAGTACCCTAgaattgcattgacttcagtagaatttgTGACCTCTCGGCATCTTGCAAAATGGGACTCTAGGTCTTCTACTGAGCAATGCAGAACACTCTCACTATGTCATTTCATGCCatggaaatgcagccatctctgggtcAAACGATGCAGTTATTctttcccagctacagtacagtTTTTAGGAAGGGAATAAAGCATGACTTCTCCAATTGAAACTACAGAGGAAATTTAGCTAGACAGAATGTAGTCGCCCAATTTGAGATTTGGACAGGAAACTGGTGCCAACCCACCTTATCTTAGAAAAATGTGCTGTGCAATCTTTCATGACTAGGCCTGAGTTTCACATCAAAAGTttgtccttttgaaatcaaggaccctagttgcagatctatttttgtttatccttccatttagtttaaactgaatgagTTCATGATCACTCGAATctaggttgtcccctacaaccagttTTTCTttgaggtcttcactactcaccaataccaaatctaaaatggcctcacCTCTTGTTGCTTCAGTGACTATTTGGttaagaaatctgtcagctatcacatccaggaaaatctgggccctactattaTAGGTAGCgtttgtcctccaatctatatctgggaagttaaagtctccctcAATCACACAATTTCtagtagtatttatttaattaaaaatactaaaGAGGTCTCTATGCATATCCAAATCTGATCCTGGGGGTCTGTAGCATGCCCCAAGCACTAGCCCAAGGgtgtagctttcttccccaaagtgattttggcctAAACAGACTCcattatccattccatcacttctaatttcattacagtctacctcatcaatATACAATACTACTCCACtacctttccctttatttctgACTTACCTGAACTGCATATACCCTTCAAatcctgtactccagtcatgactactattccaccatgtttacGTTatcctataatatctggtttcagttcgtgcaccagtagttctagttcctccattttgtttctCAGGCGCCTTGCaaggtgtacaaacatcttaattgttGTTGCTTGGCTTCACCCAAATTCCTTGCCCGATTAGATACAGTCATTCTACTGCTGGTATCACCTACCTGACCATTAGCTTCATTGGTATTGGCACTATCTTTCTCCTTAATGGCCATTCTCCTACCCAttgctgttcctttctccattgctgtatcctttcttacttgattttcctctctctcaatgttaaaatcaggTGTGGCGATTACATGAGCATTCTCAACCATCTCCCCCaggttcctagtttaaagctcttttaatcagctGTCCCaacctccatcctagaagtctatttccctccctactcaggtgagtCCATCCCAGGAGAACAGTTCTCTGTCCATGAATACCTCCCACtggtcaaacatcccaaagccctccttatagcaccattgcctgagccatctgttgatcatcataatatTGTCTTGCCTTTTCCCTCCTTCTCtagggacaggtagaatcccactaaagatcaCTTGAGCATCCATTTTTTTAAGTGTCTTCCCCaccctggcatagtctcccttgatacattccagtgagaatctagctgtGTCATTTGTTCCCATGTGAGGGGGAATCAGTGGAGTCTTTCCTGCTTCTGTTAGGTTCTTATACAGCCTCAGgaccacatcccatatcttagttCTCGCCAGACAGCACACCCTTGTTTTCCGGAACAGCCCTGGTGACAGACCTGTCTGTTCTTAATAGGGAGTCCCCAGTCATGTAGACTGGCCTTTTCCTGGTGTTGCTGTgattctctggacttcctcctgttctttctggctgcaagtcctcttgtcTTTTATACTTCCTTGAAATCTTCTGCGAGCCATTCTGTATCCTCCTCGGGTTCTGAACTCTGGGTATCTCCATtggctcttcccctcttcttataGGACTggccactcttctcttcttccttaccctcc
The DNA window shown above is from Trachemys scripta elegans isolate TJP31775 chromosome 1, CAS_Tse_1.0, whole genome shotgun sequence and carries:
- the GPR19 gene encoding probable G-protein coupled receptor 19, with product MMFAYGMDISKGSFVIPTVLLPLQNDSLSETSMSLASHEMRDLSKEHRAERNSTVLQYELRPGEIVVASMVFGALWLFSVFGNSLVCLVIHRSRRTQSTTNYFVVSMACADLLISLMSAPFVLLQCTSGRWTLGSVMCKLVRYFQYLTPGVQIYVLLSICVDRFYTIVYPLSFKVSREKAKKMIAASWIFDAAFVSPAFFFYGSSWDNHCNFFLPYSWDGAVYSIIHLLVSFLIPSIFIILFYQKVIKYIWRIGTDGRTVRRTMNIVPRTKVKTIKMFLMLNLVFLLSWLPFYVVQLWHPQETDYRKSSLVFMAITWISFSSSASKPTLYSVYNANFRKGMKETFCMSSMKCYRSNAYTITTSSRIAKKNYVGISEIPAPTKPVTKDSIYDSFDREAKEKKLAWPINSNPPNTFV